From Polynucleobacter sp. JS-JIR-II-b4, a single genomic window includes:
- the rpmG gene encoding 50S ribosomal protein L33 yields the protein MAKGGREKIKLESSAGTGHFYTTSKNKRTKPEKMEIMKFDPTIRKHVAYKETKLK from the coding sequence ATGGCTAAAGGCGGCAGAGAAAAAATCAAGTTAGAGTCATCAGCAGGTACTGGTCACTTCTACACAACTTCAAAAAACAAGCGTACAAAGCCTGAGAAAATGGAGATCATGAAGTTTGATCCAACTATTCGCAAGCACGTTGCTTACAAAGAAACAAAGCTGAAGTAA
- a CDS encoding RsmB/NOP family class I SAM-dependent RNA methyltransferase, translating into MSAERPPRRSGSRLAPHKSYATKSKDPLRRPERRNASGNLIAPEGQKNFSNAKALPQHAIHLERLLPELLSFEQPADRVVSRYFREEKQLGNRDRALIAESAFAILRRKNEFSQFASSGEGSQPRRLALLGLLSALSEGGLGSANRAESAIADLAHVLKPGEYEWLQRFATVDPAALNPLVRNNLPEWLWDAFGKYPGEEAREDLAKSLMHPALLDLRANTMKTNREELLVQMNALGGRYQAIPTPYAPDGVRIMGKPALQNTAGFKAGMFEVQDEGSQLLAYLLAPKRGEMVVDFCAGAGGKTLAIGAIMRSTGRLYALDTSERRLANLKPRQARSGLSNVHPVWIDSENDAKIKRLAGKIDRVLVDAPCSGMGTLRRNPDLKWRQTPAGVLELNQKQMNILTSAARLLKPGGRLVYATCSLLPQENQAIAEDFLAKHPQFEAVPAAEVLKPLFPKDKLPIGCSSDNPWWQLWPHIHGTDGFFGAVFQKKAAAPVAESEKDAQKETKVKNKKTPKELK; encoded by the coding sequence ATGAGTGCAGAACGTCCACCCCGCAGATCTGGCAGCAGACTAGCCCCACACAAAAGTTACGCGACTAAATCGAAAGATCCATTGCGTCGTCCTGAGCGTCGTAATGCCAGTGGTAATTTAATTGCACCAGAAGGTCAAAAGAATTTTTCCAATGCAAAAGCATTACCGCAGCATGCAATCCATCTGGAGCGTTTACTTCCCGAATTGCTGAGTTTTGAGCAGCCAGCTGACCGAGTAGTCAGCCGTTATTTCAGAGAAGAAAAACAACTCGGAAATCGCGATCGTGCTTTGATTGCTGAGAGTGCGTTCGCCATTTTGCGTCGTAAAAATGAGTTCTCTCAATTTGCTTCGAGCGGCGAAGGCTCTCAGCCTAGACGCTTAGCCCTATTGGGTTTGCTGTCCGCTCTGTCTGAAGGCGGATTGGGTTCTGCTAATCGTGCAGAGAGCGCTATCGCCGACTTGGCGCACGTTCTTAAGCCCGGTGAATATGAGTGGCTGCAACGTTTTGCAACGGTTGATCCTGCGGCATTAAATCCTCTCGTGCGCAACAATTTGCCAGAGTGGTTGTGGGATGCATTTGGAAAATATCCCGGTGAAGAAGCTCGAGAAGATTTAGCTAAGTCATTAATGCATCCAGCACTGTTAGATTTACGTGCGAACACCATGAAAACCAATCGCGAAGAACTGCTTGTGCAGATGAATGCATTGGGTGGTCGCTATCAAGCAATTCCAACTCCTTATGCGCCTGATGGCGTGCGCATTATGGGCAAACCTGCTCTGCAAAATACTGCTGGTTTTAAAGCGGGTATGTTTGAAGTTCAAGATGAAGGTAGTCAGCTTTTGGCTTACTTGCTCGCACCTAAACGTGGTGAGATGGTTGTCGACTTTTGCGCTGGAGCTGGCGGCAAGACTTTGGCCATCGGAGCGATCATGCGCTCTACAGGGCGTTTATATGCTTTAGATACATCAGAGCGTCGTTTAGCGAATTTGAAGCCAAGGCAGGCACGTAGTGGCCTTTCTAATGTGCATCCAGTGTGGATTGATAGTGAGAATGACGCCAAGATCAAACGCTTGGCCGGCAAGATTGATCGTGTCCTAGTGGATGCCCCTTGTAGTGGTATGGGTACCTTGCGACGCAATCCTGATTTGAAATGGCGCCAGACCCCTGCTGGAGTCTTGGAGCTCAATCAGAAGCAGATGAATATCTTGACCTCGGCTGCGCGCTTGTTAAAACCAGGCGGACGCTTGGTTTATGCCACCTGCAGCCTGTTACCCCAGGAGAATCAAGCCATTGCAGAAGATTTTCTGGCAAAACATCCTCAATTTGAGGCTGTTCCAGCAGCTGAAGTTCTTAAACCATTGTTTCCTAAGGATAAATTACCGATAGGTTGTAGTTCGGACAATCCTTGGTGGCAGTTATGGCCCCATATTCATGGAACAGATGGCTTCTTTGGTGCTGTATTCCAGAAGAAAGCTGCTGCCCCAGTTGCCGAATCAGAAAAAGACGCCCAAAAAGAGACTAAGGTCAAAAACAAGAAGACTCCTAAAGAACTAAAATAG
- the radC gene encoding DNA repair protein RadC — MHSPITGWPKNEQPREKLRLNGAGALSDAELLAIFLRVGVKGKSAVALAKDLLHHFGSLPRLLASTPEEFTRLHGMGLSKWSQIQAAYELVKRSLEDGLTHDPIFSSPNHVREFLQAKIGRLPHEVFLCLYLDSRLHLIECDELFRGSIAQTAIYPREILKEALAKNASALIVAHNHPSGNPLPSEADQKLTKVLANALQLVDIQLLDHCIVSGSGFFSFSDSGLMDIGLKG; from the coding sequence GTGCACTCCCCCATTACGGGCTGGCCAAAAAATGAGCAGCCTCGAGAAAAACTGCGCTTAAATGGCGCAGGGGCACTTTCTGATGCAGAACTACTTGCCATCTTTTTGCGGGTTGGGGTTAAGGGCAAAAGTGCTGTTGCCCTTGCCAAAGATTTACTGCATCACTTTGGGAGCCTCCCCCGACTATTAGCCAGCACTCCCGAAGAATTCACGCGCCTCCATGGCATGGGTCTTTCTAAATGGTCTCAAATTCAGGCGGCATATGAGCTGGTTAAGAGAAGTCTAGAGGATGGCTTGACCCATGACCCCATATTTTCATCGCCTAATCACGTCAGAGAGTTCTTGCAGGCCAAAATTGGCCGCCTCCCCCATGAGGTCTTTCTGTGCCTCTACCTAGACTCCCGGCTCCACCTGATTGAATGTGATGAGCTTTTTAGGGGGTCTATTGCCCAAACAGCCATCTATCCCCGTGAGATCCTAAAAGAAGCCCTTGCTAAAAATGCTAGCGCCCTAATCGTGGCCCATAACCACCCCAGCGGCAATCCATTACCGAGCGAAGCAGATCAAAAACTCACCAAAGTACTAGCAAATGCCTTGCAACTGGTAGATATTCAGCTCCTGGATCACTGTATTGTGAGTGGCAGCGGTTTTTTCTCCTTTTCTGATTCTGGGCTTATGGATATTGGACTTAAAGGATAG
- a CDS encoding fatty acid desaturase yields the protein MNTASGFDLFLHWLANGYLDWSWWKIVVFTLIVTHITIAAVTIFLHRCQAHRALDLHPIVSHFFRFWLWLTTGMVTKEWAAIHRKHHAKCETVDDPHSPQVLGINTVLSRGAELYKQEAANQETLDKFGHGTPDDWIEHNIYSKFSWQGVAIMLIIDVFLFGAIGLTVWAVQMLWIPITAAGIINGIGHYWGYRNFDYEDASRNIVPWGILIGGEELHNNHHTFATSAKLSNKWYEFDIGWMYIQMMSAVGLATVKKTPPKPVLSDLRPADQSTLEAIIANRYEIMARYSKTLRNFFSNEVQHMQVLASHLGDARTWLAKDESRLTEEEKAKLEELMASNAQLRKMIEMRRDLQAIWGRSNATKEQLLSQLHAWCQRAEESGLTSLREFSLRLRRYA from the coding sequence TTGAATACAGCTTCAGGTTTTGATTTGTTCCTCCATTGGCTTGCTAATGGATATTTGGATTGGTCATGGTGGAAGATAGTTGTTTTCACCTTAATCGTTACGCACATCACGATTGCTGCGGTGACCATTTTCTTACACCGCTGCCAAGCGCACCGGGCATTGGATCTGCATCCGATCGTTTCTCACTTCTTCCGTTTTTGGCTTTGGCTAACAACCGGCATGGTTACCAAAGAGTGGGCGGCGATTCATCGCAAGCATCACGCTAAATGTGAAACTGTTGATGATCCTCATAGCCCACAGGTTTTGGGTATTAATACAGTACTCTCTCGTGGAGCGGAACTCTATAAACAAGAAGCAGCCAATCAAGAGACTTTGGACAAGTTTGGTCACGGCACTCCAGATGATTGGATCGAGCACAACATCTACTCCAAGTTTTCTTGGCAGGGCGTTGCCATTATGCTCATCATCGATGTGTTTTTGTTTGGCGCGATTGGCCTAACAGTTTGGGCAGTGCAAATGCTTTGGATTCCGATTACTGCGGCCGGCATTATTAACGGTATCGGTCACTATTGGGGCTATCGTAATTTTGATTACGAAGATGCTTCCCGAAATATTGTGCCTTGGGGTATTTTGATTGGTGGCGAAGAGTTGCACAATAATCATCACACCTTTGCAACGAGTGCGAAGCTGTCAAACAAATGGTATGAGTTTGATATTGGTTGGATGTATATCCAGATGATGAGTGCAGTTGGCTTGGCTACTGTAAAGAAGACTCCACCCAAGCCAGTACTAAGCGACTTACGCCCTGCTGATCAGAGCACTTTAGAGGCCATCATTGCAAACCGCTACGAAATTATGGCGCGTTATAGCAAGACATTGCGCAACTTCTTTAGTAATGAAGTGCAGCATATGCAGGTCTTGGCATCCCATTTAGGTGATGCTCGCACCTGGTTGGCTAAAGATGAGTCCCGCTTGACCGAGGAAGAAAAAGCAAAGCTTGAGGAGCTCATGGCTAGCAATGCTCAGCTACGCAAGATGATTGAGATGCGCCGCGATCTTCAAGCTATCTGGGGCCGCTCTAATGCCACCAAAGAGCAATTACTTTCTCAGTTGCACGCTTGGTGTCAGCGCGCTGAAGAAAGTGGCTTAACAAGCCTACGTGAGTTTTCTTTGAGATTGCGTCGTTACGCCTAA
- the ispH gene encoding 4-hydroxy-3-methylbut-2-enyl diphosphate reductase, which translates to MSDSNQPEILMAQPRGFCAGVDRAINIVNEALNRFGAPIYVRHEIVHNAYVVNELRDKGAVFVDELHEVPKGGIVVFSAHGVSQEVRKDAEARGLQVYDATCPLVTKVHLEVVKMCKDGFTVLMIGHAGHPEVEGTMGQVKEGVFLIERVGDAGSLPFPADEKIAFVTQTTLSVDETKEIVDALTMKFPNIVQPRKQDICYATQNRQDAVKFMAPQVEVVIVVGSATSSNSNRLRELSEKLGVPSYMVDSPDQLKPEWFAGKKRVGLTAGASAPESLAQSIVSRIQEFGPRQVRALDGVIEEVTFSLPKNLIG; encoded by the coding sequence ATGAGCGACTCTAATCAACCGGAAATTTTGATGGCTCAGCCGCGTGGTTTTTGCGCAGGCGTAGATCGTGCCATCAACATCGTTAATGAGGCGCTCAATCGTTTTGGCGCACCAATATATGTGCGCCATGAAATTGTTCATAACGCCTATGTAGTCAATGAGTTGCGCGATAAGGGCGCGGTATTTGTAGATGAATTGCATGAGGTTCCCAAAGGCGGCATTGTTGTATTTAGTGCTCATGGGGTTTCTCAGGAAGTTCGCAAGGATGCCGAGGCGCGGGGTTTGCAGGTATATGACGCTACATGTCCCTTGGTAACTAAAGTTCATCTTGAAGTTGTCAAGATGTGTAAAGACGGCTTCACGGTATTGATGATTGGTCACGCTGGACATCCTGAAGTTGAAGGAACGATGGGGCAGGTGAAAGAGGGTGTCTTCTTAATCGAGAGAGTTGGTGATGCGGGATCCTTGCCTTTCCCGGCCGATGAAAAGATTGCATTTGTTACCCAGACAACACTCTCGGTAGATGAGACAAAAGAAATTGTCGATGCGCTAACGATGAAGTTTCCCAATATTGTTCAGCCCCGCAAACAAGATATTTGTTATGCCACTCAGAATCGTCAGGATGCTGTGAAATTTATGGCGCCTCAGGTTGAAGTCGTTATTGTGGTGGGAAGTGCGACAAGCTCGAACTCTAATCGCTTGCGTGAGCTTTCTGAAAAGCTCGGTGTTCCGTCTTACATGGTGGATTCACCAGATCAGTTAAAGCCAGAATGGTTCGCTGGTAAAAAACGGGTAGGTTTAACTGCGGGCGCATCGGCGCCAGAGAGCTTGGCGCAATCGATTGTTAGCCGCATTCAGGAGTTTGGCCCTAGGCAGGTACGGGCGCTTGATGGGGTAATAGAGGAAGTG
- the rpmB gene encoding 50S ribosomal protein L28, whose translation MAKVCQVTGKKPMVGNNVSHANNKTKRRFLPNLQNRRFWVESENRWISLRLTNAGLRVIDKNGIDAVLSDLRARGEI comes from the coding sequence ATGGCAAAAGTTTGCCAAGTCACTGGGAAGAAGCCGATGGTTGGCAACAATGTATCCCATGCAAACAATAAAACGAAGCGTCGCTTTTTGCCGAATTTGCAAAATCGTCGTTTCTGGGTTGAATCTGAAAACCGTTGGATTAGCTTGCGCTTAACCAATGCTGGTTTGCGCGTAATCGACAAGAACGGCATCGATGCTGTGTTGTCTGATCTTCGTGCACGTGGCGAAATTTAA
- a CDS encoding bifunctional riboflavin kinase/FAD synthetase: MNVFRGPTQFSAGPACALTIGNFDGVHRGHRALLKELVDGAKDQGLVSCVMTFEPHPKEFFSPEQAPPRILNLRDKLAALAELGIDRVVVEHFNSAFAKLSPEEFVSEIIVKRLNAKWILIGDDFCYGAKRAGNFASLKAAGEEYGFKVSSIQTIQENGERISSSALRTALASGDMQLAEKLLGRPYGISGHVLHGQKLGRQLGFPTLNLAVANHLHHRKPATTGIFTAQVLGLSDQPLPAVASLGVRPTVEDEGRVLLETHIFDYNADVYGKIITVELLEKIRDEAKYPDLETLTQAIAADATHARNYFQKKAYV, encoded by the coding sequence GTGAACGTATTCCGTGGCCCCACCCAGTTTTCTGCAGGACCTGCTTGTGCCCTAACCATCGGTAATTTCGATGGCGTGCACAGGGGTCATCGCGCCCTGCTCAAGGAGTTGGTTGATGGCGCCAAGGATCAAGGTCTGGTCAGTTGCGTAATGACCTTTGAGCCACATCCAAAAGAATTCTTTTCACCCGAACAAGCCCCTCCCCGCATTCTGAATTTGCGCGACAAATTAGCCGCACTTGCCGAGCTTGGAATAGATCGTGTTGTTGTAGAGCACTTCAACTCTGCTTTTGCCAAACTGTCGCCTGAAGAATTTGTTTCAGAAATTATTGTTAAACGACTGAACGCTAAATGGATTTTGATTGGTGATGATTTTTGCTATGGTGCAAAACGTGCAGGCAACTTTGCTAGCCTAAAAGCTGCTGGTGAAGAATATGGCTTTAAAGTCTCTAGCATCCAAACCATTCAAGAAAATGGTGAGCGTATTTCTAGTTCTGCACTTCGTACTGCGCTAGCTTCTGGTGACATGCAGTTAGCTGAAAAATTATTAGGACGTCCTTACGGAATATCTGGGCACGTACTTCATGGTCAGAAGCTAGGACGTCAACTTGGATTCCCCACTTTGAATTTAGCAGTTGCCAATCATCTCCACCATCGCAAACCGGCAACGACCGGAATCTTCACTGCACAAGTTTTAGGCTTAAGTGATCAGCCACTGCCTGCTGTGGCGAGCTTGGGTGTCAGACCAACAGTGGAAGATGAAGGCAGAGTATTGCTAGAAACCCACATCTTTGATTACAACGCGGATGTTTACGGAAAAATTATTACCGTAGAGCTATTAGAAAAAATCCGCGATGAGGCGAAGTACCCAGACCTCGAAACCCTTACACAGGCGATTGCAGCAGATGCAACGCATGCCAGAAATTATTTCCAGAAAAAAGCTTATGTCTGA
- the lspA gene encoding signal peptidase II, protein MKSLALPRYLAIAVVVLLLDQLSKWSALSNLQMGVPEPVLPFLNWLLLFNPGAAFSFLAQGSGWQRWFFTILGLAASVYIIWMLYKNQSDKLLCTALSLILGGALGNVLDRVMYGAVVDFIDVYYGNWHWPAFNIADSAICIGAALIIWGELRKSFGKSAQSH, encoded by the coding sequence ATGAAAAGTCTTGCTCTCCCTCGTTATCTAGCAATTGCTGTCGTTGTGCTATTGCTAGATCAACTTAGCAAGTGGTCGGCGCTCAGTAATTTGCAAATGGGCGTGCCTGAGCCAGTCCTGCCTTTTTTGAACTGGTTGCTTCTCTTTAATCCAGGTGCAGCATTTTCATTTCTGGCGCAAGGCTCTGGTTGGCAGCGTTGGTTCTTCACCATTCTTGGGCTAGCGGCATCCGTTTACATTATTTGGATGCTATATAAAAACCAAAGCGATAAGCTACTCTGCACAGCCTTGAGCCTCATTCTAGGCGGCGCACTGGGCAACGTCTTGGATCGCGTGATGTATGGCGCTGTAGTCGACTTTATTGACGTGTATTACGGCAACTGGCATTGGCCTGCATTTAATATTGCCGATAGCGCCATCTGCATCGGTGCTGCCCTCATTATTTGGGGTGAATTACGCAAGTCATTTGGCAAATCCGCCCAATCCCATTAA
- a CDS encoding peptidylprolyl isomerase: MTKLTVLPNSYLTLNYRLTLPSGEDYINTFVDRPATVLMGSGQFAPCFENVLLGLGVGEKKSALLAPEESFGERKEDLVQWVSLKALKEGRDDDVEFNPGDVIEFNAPGGAQYAGVLQSINEEGAWFDFNHPLAGRPVTFEAEIVAIL; this comes from the coding sequence ATGACTAAGCTTACTGTTTTGCCTAATTCCTATCTGACCCTCAACTATCGGCTCACTTTGCCCAGTGGGGAGGATTACATCAACACTTTTGTCGATCGTCCTGCGACGGTTTTGATGGGGTCTGGACAATTTGCTCCTTGCTTTGAGAATGTATTGCTAGGTTTAGGTGTTGGTGAGAAAAAAAGTGCGCTGCTTGCGCCGGAAGAAAGTTTTGGTGAGCGCAAAGAAGATTTGGTGCAATGGGTATCTTTGAAGGCGCTTAAAGAAGGTCGCGATGATGATGTGGAATTTAATCCTGGGGATGTGATTGAGTTCAATGCGCCTGGTGGCGCTCAATATGCAGGCGTGCTGCAATCGATTAATGAAGAGGGTGCTTGGTTTGACTTTAACCATCCATTGGCTGGCAGACCGGTTACCTTTGAAGCAGAGATTGTGGCGATTTTGTAA
- the ileS gene encoding isoleucine--tRNA ligase: MSRKKLMSEKENSYPVNLLDTSFPMRGDLAKREPQWVAGWQKNKLYEKIRAAHANQPKFILHDGPPYANGDIHIGHAVNKILKDMIVKSRWLMGFDSVYVPGWDCHGMPIEIQIEKEFGKNLPTAEVQAKARAYAHVQVEKQKKDFERLGVLGDWNNPYLTMNFRNEADEIRALGKIWEKGYVFRGLKPVNWCFDCGSALAEAEVEYQDKTDPTVDVGFAFDDAQRPLLAKAFGLAELPNKPGQIVIWTTTPWTIPANQAMNVHPELTYALVDVGDKLLILAKDRVEICLQDYALEGKVIATCQGAQLANISFWHPLAPLHEGYKRLSPIYPAEYVTLDTGTGIVHSAPAYGEEDFKSCKANKLADKDILNPVMGNGVYASWLPLFANEYIWKANPKIVEAMREAGSLLRDKTYTHSYMHCWRHKSPIIYRATSQWFASMDKKPSDGKASLRETALAGIDSTEFFPAWGKQRLNSMIANRPDWTLSRQRQWGVPMAFFVHKESGEPHPRTVELLEEIAKRVEKEGIEAWQKLEVAELLGEEAAQYEKNRDTLDVWFDSGTTHWHVIRGSHRDELLATDAETPNGRLADLYLEGSDQHRGWFHSSLLTGAMLDGKPPYKALLTHGFTVDGQGRKMSKSVGNVIAPQQVADKLGAEIIRLWVASTDYSGEMTISDEILKRVTESYRRIRNTLRFLLANLSDFDPSKHTMPAEQWLEIDRYAVALANQLQSDTEAHYKAYEFQPAVARMLSFCSEDLGGFYLDILKDRLYTSAPDSPDRRAAQNALFHITRNLLKWLSPFLSFTAEEAWKDFPHGSGSKPAESIFMEEFGKFPKIAHAEELLAKWNRIREIRSEVTKAIELEREAGNVGSSLQAELTIKVGDVDFAILHSLEDDLRFVTITSSANIELSNEGLEVLVRGSQYKKCGRCWHHTKDVGSNADHPELCGRCLSNLFGDGDHRLFA, translated from the coding sequence ATTTCCAGAAAAAAGCTTATGTCTGAAAAAGAAAACTCTTATCCCGTCAATCTACTAGATACTTCCTTCCCAATGCGAGGAGATCTAGCTAAGCGCGAACCACAATGGGTAGCTGGCTGGCAAAAAAACAAGCTCTACGAAAAGATTCGTGCGGCCCATGCCAATCAACCAAAATTCATTCTGCACGATGGCCCTCCTTATGCAAATGGCGATATTCATATCGGACACGCAGTAAACAAGATTTTGAAAGACATGATCGTCAAATCACGCTGGCTCATGGGCTTTGACTCTGTTTATGTACCCGGCTGGGATTGTCATGGCATGCCGATTGAAATTCAGATTGAAAAAGAATTTGGCAAGAACTTACCAACCGCTGAAGTGCAAGCTAAAGCGCGTGCCTATGCGCATGTTCAAGTGGAAAAACAGAAGAAAGATTTCGAACGCTTAGGTGTATTGGGTGATTGGAATAACCCCTACCTCACTATGAACTTCCGCAATGAGGCTGATGAAATTCGCGCCCTTGGGAAAATCTGGGAAAAAGGATATGTCTTCCGCGGATTGAAACCGGTGAACTGGTGCTTTGATTGTGGCTCCGCGCTAGCTGAAGCGGAAGTGGAATACCAAGATAAAACTGACCCAACGGTGGATGTTGGCTTTGCCTTTGATGATGCGCAGCGCCCACTGCTAGCAAAAGCATTTGGACTTGCCGAGCTACCAAATAAACCAGGCCAAATTGTTATTTGGACAACAACCCCGTGGACCATTCCCGCTAACCAAGCAATGAATGTCCATCCAGAACTCACTTACGCTCTAGTTGATGTTGGTGACAAGTTACTGATTCTGGCAAAGGATCGGGTTGAGATTTGTTTGCAAGACTATGCCCTGGAAGGCAAAGTGATAGCCACTTGCCAAGGCGCTCAATTGGCAAACATTTCTTTCTGGCATCCACTAGCTCCTTTGCACGAAGGTTATAAGCGTCTCTCCCCAATTTATCCTGCTGAGTACGTCACGCTCGATACCGGTACTGGCATCGTTCACTCAGCACCTGCCTATGGTGAGGAAGACTTTAAATCCTGCAAAGCCAATAAGCTTGCCGATAAAGACATTCTCAATCCAGTGATGGGCAATGGGGTGTACGCATCATGGTTGCCACTCTTCGCCAATGAATACATCTGGAAAGCAAATCCCAAGATTGTTGAAGCGATGCGCGAAGCAGGCAGCCTCCTGCGTGATAAAACGTATACCCACTCTTATATGCATTGCTGGCGTCACAAGTCGCCGATTATTTATCGCGCAACCTCACAATGGTTTGCCAGCATGGACAAGAAACCGTCCGATGGCAAAGCAAGCTTGCGTGAGACTGCATTAGCGGGCATCGATAGTACTGAGTTTTTCCCGGCATGGGGCAAACAACGTCTTAACAGCATGATTGCCAATCGTCCTGACTGGACTTTGTCACGTCAGCGCCAATGGGGCGTGCCAATGGCGTTCTTTGTACATAAGGAAAGTGGTGAGCCACATCCACGTACTGTTGAACTACTCGAAGAAATCGCTAAGCGTGTAGAAAAAGAAGGTATTGAAGCCTGGCAAAAATTAGAAGTTGCCGAGCTACTGGGCGAAGAAGCAGCACAGTATGAAAAGAACCGTGACACCTTAGATGTCTGGTTTGATTCTGGAACAACTCATTGGCATGTCATTCGTGGATCGCACCGTGATGAGTTATTAGCTACTGATGCAGAAACACCAAACGGTCGCTTGGCTGATTTATATCTCGAGGGTTCAGATCAACATCGCGGCTGGTTCCACTCCTCCTTGCTAACGGGCGCCATGCTCGATGGCAAGCCGCCCTATAAGGCACTCCTTACGCATGGCTTTACCGTCGATGGTCAAGGCCGCAAGATGAGTAAATCCGTGGGCAATGTGATTGCGCCTCAACAAGTTGCCGACAAGCTCGGTGCTGAGATCATTCGCCTCTGGGTTGCCTCTACCGACTACTCGGGTGAAATGACGATCTCAGACGAGATTCTCAAACGCGTTACCGAGAGCTATCGTCGTATTCGTAATACTTTGCGCTTCTTGCTAGCCAACCTATCTGATTTTGATCCTAGCAAGCACACGATGCCTGCTGAGCAGTGGCTTGAGATTGATCGCTACGCAGTTGCTCTTGCAAATCAATTGCAGAGTGATACTGAAGCGCATTACAAGGCATATGAATTCCAACCAGCAGTAGCTCGCATGCTGTCTTTCTGCTCCGAGGACTTGGGCGGCTTCTATTTGGATATTCTGAAGGACCGCCTCTACACGAGCGCACCCGACTCTCCTGACCGCCGCGCTGCTCAGAACGCCCTATTCCATATCACCCGAAACCTCTTAAAGTGGCTATCGCCATTCCTCTCCTTCACCGCAGAGGAAGCCTGGAAAGACTTCCCCCATGGCTCAGGCAGCAAGCCTGCAGAATCGATCTTTATGGAAGAGTTCGGCAAGTTCCCTAAGATTGCTCATGCTGAGGAATTGCTGGCCAAATGGAATCGTATTCGCGAAATTCGCTCCGAAGTGACTAAGGCAATTGAGCTTGAGCGCGAAGCAGGCAATGTAGGCTCATCGCTGCAAGCTGAACTCACGATTAAAGTTGGTGATGTTGATTTCGCCATCCTCCACTCATTAGAAGATGATTTACGCTTTGTAACCATCACGTCTAGCGCCAATATTGAACTCAGTAATGAGGGGTTAGAAGTTTTGGTACGCGGTAGCCAATATAAAAAATGTGGCCGCTGCTGGCATCACACCAAAGATGTAGGAAGCAATGCCGACCATCCAGAATTATGTGGTCGCTGTCTTAGCAACTTGTTTGGTGATGGTGATCACCGCCTCTTCGCTTAA
- the purN gene encoding phosphoribosylglycinamide formyltransferase, producing MPSIVTLISGRGSNFEAIVKMAQKEQWPVTFAGVIANHSAAKGLDFARSQGIPAFTIEHKEHATRESFDAALIAQIDALGADLVVLAGFMRILTPGFIRHFEGRLINIHPALLPAFPGLHTHERALEAGVKEHGATVHFVNEGVDEGPIICQASVPVLKSDDADTLAARVLAAEHQIYPRAVKWFLDGRLRIEGNQVKLQPPESQFFKL from the coding sequence ATGCCTTCTATCGTCACCTTAATCTCCGGCCGCGGATCTAATTTCGAGGCCATCGTCAAAATGGCTCAAAAAGAGCAATGGCCAGTCACTTTTGCTGGGGTTATAGCGAATCACTCGGCGGCTAAGGGCCTTGATTTTGCTCGCTCGCAGGGTATTCCGGCCTTTACCATTGAGCATAAAGAGCATGCAACCCGAGAATCCTTTGATGCTGCCTTAATTGCGCAGATTGATGCCTTAGGGGCTGATTTGGTGGTTCTTGCAGGCTTTATGAGAATTTTGACTCCAGGCTTTATTCGCCATTTTGAGGGTCGCTTGATCAATATCCATCCAGCCTTGTTGCCCGCCTTCCCCGGTTTACATACCCACGAGCGGGCTCTGGAGGCTGGTGTGAAGGAGCATGGTGCCACCGTGCACTTTGTGAATGAGGGTGTGGATGAGGGTCCGATTATTTGTCAGGCCTCAGTTCCAGTGCTGAAAAGTGATGATGCAGACACCTTGGCAGCCCGTGTTTTGGCTGCCGAGCATCAAATTTACCCACGGGCCGTAAAATGGTTCCTCGATGGACGATTGCGAATAGAAGGTAATCAAGTGAAGTTACAACCCCCGGAGTCGCAATTTTTTAAATTATGA